A genomic segment from Malus domestica chromosome 05, GDT2T_hap1 encodes:
- the LOC103437179 gene encoding probable UDP-glucosyl transferase 73B6: protein MDSQAEPKLEIFFFPYILGGHLIPMIDLARLFASHGVKATIVTTPHNVLLFQNPILRDQQLGYDIGFLTLHFPAEEFGLPNGCENELTTTNGDMFTKLFMAAMKLQDPLRKLLSQTRPDCLISDRLYPWIADVTNGLGIPRVVFDGSGCFSHCVEESLRRYAPHEKVVFETESFLVPGLPNQIELKRSMLPDYVKAENVFTHFLNEALECEIKSYGIVVNSFYELEQAYADYFQKDMKRKIWHIGPVSLYNRTNIDKVERGIKTSIDEHSCLSWLDSRDPNSVLYISFGSMPRITSAQLLEIAHGLEASNHPFIWVIGRILDYSSKEKQQVESVVLPVGFEERITKSKRGLMIRGWAPQLLILEHPAVGAYMNHCGWNSIIEGVTAGLPMITWPFSSEQFYNERFILNVIRVGISMGNEDWVPLKEVPRVTIKRDKVAHVVNRLMGCEEDEVVDMRKRAEEFRDKAMKAFEKGGSSHSNVHAFIAELKSCRKISQNGH, encoded by the coding sequence atggaTTCTCAAGCCGAACCCAAGcttgaaattttcttttttccttacaTACTTGGTGGTCACTTGATCCCCATGATAGACCTAGCCAGACTCTTTGCTTCTCATGGCGTGAAGGCCACCATTGTCACAACCCCTCACAATGTCCTCCTCTTCCAAAACCCCATCCTCAGAGACCAACAACTAGGCTATGATATAGGCTTCCTCACCTTACATTTCCCGGCTGAAGAGTTTGGTCTCCCGAACGGTTGCGAAAACGAACTCACAACCACTAATGGTGACATGTTCACCAAACTCTTCATGGCTGCCATGAAGCTCCAAGACCCTCTCCGGAAGCTCCTTAGCCAGACCCGACCGGACTGTCTTATCTCGGACAGGCTTTATCCTTGGATTGCAGATGTCACTAACGGGCTTGGAATCCCTAGGGTTGTGTTTGATGGGAGTGGCTGCTTCTCTCACTGTGTGGAGGAAAGTCTCAGACGGTATGCTCCACATGAGAAAGTTGTGTTTGAAACTGAGTCTTTTCTCGTGCCCGGCCTACCCAACCAAATCGAGCTCAAAAGGTCAATGCTGCCGGATTATGTCAAAGCCGAAAATGTGTTCACTCATTTTCTCAATGAGGCTCTAGAGTGTGAGATTAAAAGCTATGGGATTGTGGTGAACAGCTTCTACGAGCTAGAACAAGCTTATGCTGATTACTTTCAGAAGGATATGAAGAGGAAGATATGGCACATAGGGCCGGTCTCATTGTACAACCGGACCAACATCGACAAGGTCGAAAGAGGCATCAAAACCTCCATTGATGAGCATAGTTGTTTGAGTTGGCTTGATTCTAGAGACCCCAACTCAGTTCTTTACATAAGCTTTGGAAGCATGCCAAGAATCACTTCAGCTCAGCTTTTGGAAATTGCTCATGGGCTTGAAGCTTCCAACCACCCTTTCATTTGGGTGATTGGGAGGATTTTAGACTACTCATCAAAAGAGAAGCAACAAGTGGAAAGTGTTGTGCTTCCTGTGGGATTCGAAGAAAGGATTACGAAATCGAAAAGAGGGCTTATGATAAGAGGATGGGCTCCTCAGCTTTTGATTTTAGAACACCCAGCTGTTGGTGCTTATATGAACCATTGTGGGTGGAACTCCATCATTGAAGGTGTCACAGCTGGTCTGCCAATGATCACATGGCCTTTCTCCTCGGAGCAGTTCTACAATGAGAGGTTCATTCTCAATGTCATAAGGGTTGGGATTTCAATGGGGAATGAGGACTGGGTTCCACTGAAGGAGGTGCCTAGGGTGACCATAAAGAGGGACAAGGTTGCCCATGTTGTGAACAGACTAATGGgatgtgaagaagatgaagtggTTGacatgagaaagagagcagaaGAGTTTAGAGACAAAGCCATGAAAGCTTTTGAAAAAGGTGGCTCTTCTCATTCCAATGTTCATGCTTTCATTGCCGAGCTCAAGTCTTGCCGGAAAATTAGTCAAAATGGTCATTAA